In bacterium, one DNA window encodes the following:
- a CDS encoding VWA domain-containing protein has translation MKRIALTLFVFAMALQGVQAQPNLNFKRVVVNWPTIELYFSVGCNGNPAYNMAKQDFRIFENGKEVPDFTLWCPDPQVRCAISVALVFDASGSMSGAANTSAKAAGHSFIDQMDGVSDEATIIYFNTSVVVAQQMTTLKPLLYSAVDGLPAGGGTAVWDGTYRGLTELVNNGVNQCRAVIVMADGQDNASSHTPAEIISLANRERIRVFTIGLGPNVSASELEMIALLTGGRYYQTPTPAQMTAIYNEITTIIYQGFQECVITYDRSCADGGMRTVELQLTNFCGGTDVKTKSYRAPLDTTTFSNLHMRIDDVIGGSNATVKVPITLLTPMNNQLFYPFELEIEYDMQLLTYQGISFPAGSPLEVNPFMQSPTGTGVLFSWTGRKTYSGQGIMAELEFTTASVQDSADAFVRAVHAGFDQGCLLPQIEDGNVKIYNGPPITVHGPTTICEGDSVWLEAPTGFSSYLWSTGDTTRVITVFKEGNYSVTVKDATGHALPSSGVTITVYPLPTPMLNVSDTLRLCTGGSFTLGLQDTTRFTDYSWSNGGSLSSTVVTTPGNYYVTVTGLTGCQGTSDTLVVLSEDLDVRLNQPGTFEFCEGDTLVLDAGEYATYNWSNGESSRSIVVHESGSYFVSVVNAAGCTGVSDTAHVTVNPAPEPQITPAGSTVVCRGDSITLDAGAGYSSYKWNTGEETQTITVSNLGTFTVRVTNASGCEGVSRPVQVSVVDHPKPSIIVMGQAQICEGDSVTLDAGTGYETYLWSTGATTRRITVHQAGSYFVDVALAAGCEGRSDTVDVIVHPRPNKPVISRSDDELTSSESATGYQWFLDGNAIAGATSQSYTAVNTGSYRVVATNAFGCSTQSDPYDVNVLDVRRPSRQAAFHAYPDPNDGILQLVASADNPVQWDITVTNVLGQRYYTSHEARPLQSLRQTIDIQSAPPGLYILRVQAGAESWTKRIIRR, from the coding sequence ATGAAACGCATTGCTCTCACGCTGTTCGTGTTTGCCATGGCCCTGCAGGGGGTGCAGGCACAGCCGAATTTGAATTTCAAACGGGTGGTGGTCAACTGGCCAACCATTGAGCTTTATTTTTCCGTTGGCTGCAACGGCAATCCTGCGTACAACATGGCGAAGCAGGATTTCAGGATTTTTGAGAATGGGAAGGAGGTCCCGGATTTCACGCTCTGGTGCCCGGATCCCCAGGTCCGCTGTGCAATTTCCGTAGCCCTGGTATTCGACGCCTCCGGCTCGATGTCGGGTGCAGCGAATACGAGTGCAAAGGCAGCGGGGCATTCGTTCATCGATCAGATGGATGGCGTTTCTGATGAGGCGACCATCATTTATTTCAATACCAGTGTTGTTGTCGCGCAGCAAATGACCACACTGAAGCCGCTGCTGTACTCGGCGGTCGACGGACTCCCGGCAGGCGGCGGTACTGCTGTATGGGATGGTACATACAGGGGTTTGACTGAACTCGTCAATAACGGCGTGAACCAGTGCCGGGCGGTCATCGTGATGGCGGATGGACAGGATAATGCTTCCTCCCATACGCCGGCGGAAATCATTTCCCTCGCCAACCGGGAAAGAATTCGTGTCTTTACTATCGGACTCGGTCCGAATGTCAGTGCATCGGAGCTTGAGATGATCGCGCTGCTGACAGGTGGACGATATTATCAGACGCCGACGCCGGCGCAGATGACAGCGATCTACAATGAGATCACGACGATTATTTACCAGGGCTTCCAGGAGTGCGTGATCACGTATGACCGCAGCTGTGCGGACGGGGGAATGCGCACGGTTGAGCTGCAACTGACAAATTTCTGTGGTGGGACTGATGTGAAAACCAAATCATATCGCGCCCCGCTCGATACGACGACGTTTTCGAATCTGCATATGCGGATCGATGATGTGATCGGGGGATCGAATGCGACAGTCAAGGTTCCCATCACGCTGCTGACGCCGATGAATAATCAGTTGTTTTATCCCTTCGAGCTGGAAATTGAATACGATATGCAGCTGCTGACCTACCAGGGAATCAGCTTCCCTGCGGGTTCGCCGCTGGAGGTAAATCCATTTATGCAGTCGCCCACCGGAACAGGAGTGCTGTTCAGCTGGACCGGACGCAAGACATACAGCGGACAGGGTATCATGGCGGAGCTGGAATTCACGACCGCAAGTGTGCAGGACAGCGCCGATGCGTTTGTTCGCGCCGTGCATGCAGGTTTTGATCAGGGATGCCTGCTTCCCCAGATCGAAGACGGCAATGTGAAAATTTACAATGGTCCCCCCATTACGGTGCATGGACCGACCACCATCTGTGAAGGTGACAGTGTGTGGCTCGAAGCACCTACGGGCTTCAGTTCCTACCTCTGGTCGACCGGTGATACCACGCGTGTCATCACCGTCTTCAAGGAAGGGAACTACTCCGTAACCGTGAAGGATGCCACGGGACATGCCCTGCCTTCTTCCGGCGTTACGATTACGGTATACCCGCTGCCTACGCCAATGTTGAACGTCAGCGACACACTGCGTCTCTGCACCGGTGGCAGCTTTACACTCGGATTGCAGGATACGACGAGGTTTACTGACTATTCATGGTCCAACGGCGGCAGTCTGAGCAGTACGGTCGTTACCACTCCCGGGAATTACTATGTCACGGTGACTGGACTCACTGGTTGCCAGGGCACGTCCGACACCCTGGTCGTATTGTCAGAAGACCTCGATGTACGCCTGAACCAGCCCGGAACGTTTGAATTCTGTGAAGGTGATACGCTTGTGCTCGATGCCGGCGAATACGCGACATACAACTGGTCGAACGGAGAGAGTTCGCGGAGCATCGTGGTTCACGAGTCTGGAAGCTACTTCGTTTCCGTCGTCAACGCTGCGGGATGTACGGGCGTGTCCGACACGGCGCATGTCACCGTGAATCCTGCTCCGGAACCACAGATCACACCAGCCGGCTCCACCGTCGTTTGCAGGGGCGATTCCATCACCCTCGACGCAGGTGCGGGTTACAGCAGCTACAAATGGAATACCGGTGAGGAGACGCAGACCATCACCGTCAGCAATCTCGGGACCTTCACCGTGCGCGTGACCAATGCCAGCGGCTGTGAAGGAGTTTCGCGCCCGGTCCAGGTTTCAGTGGTCGATCATCCGAAGCCTTCGATCATCGTGATGGGACAAGCCCAGATCTGTGAGGGTGATTCCGTGACGCTCGATGCAGGAACAGGCTACGAAACGTATCTGTGGTCCACCGGCGCAACGACGCGACGCATCACCGTACATCAGGCGGGCAGCTACTTCGTGGATGTCGCCCTGGCGGCGGGATGTGAGGGACGCTCGGATACCGTGGATGTCATCGTGCATCCGCGTCCGAATAAGCCCGTTATTTCGAGAAGCGATGACGAGTTGACCAGCAGCGAAAGTGCGACCGGCTATCAGTGGTTCCTCGACGGCAACGCGATCGCGGGAGCAACGTCGCAGTCCTACACTGCAGTCAATACAGGCAGCTACCGCGTCGTAGCCACCAATGCCTTCGGTTGTTCGACGCAGTCCGATCCCTATGACGTCAACGTTCTTGACGTCAGGCGTCCCAGTCGTCAGGCAGCATTCCACGCATATCCCGATCCGAACGACGGCATCCTTCAGCTTGTTGCCAGCGCGGATAATCCTGTCCAGTGGGATATCACCGTCACCAACGTCCTCGGGCAGCGGTATTACACGAGCCATGAGGCGCGTCCCCTGCAGAGTCTGCGCCAGACGATTGATATTCAATCCGCCCCGCCGGGACTCTACATCCTCCGCGTCCAGGCCGGAGCGGAGAGCTGGACAAAGCGGATTATCCGCCGGTAA
- a CDS encoding peptide chain release factor 3 codes for MLEKELTRRRTFGIISHPDAGKTTLTEKLLLFGGAIHTAGAVKSNKIRKTATSDFMEIEKQRGISVATSVMGFEYDGYRITILDTPGHKDFAEDTYRTLTAVDSVILVVDAAKGVEEQTRKLMEVCRMRSTPVMVFINKLDREGREPFALLDELENELGIHTRPLTWPIGMGRDFKGVYNIFHNRLELFSPSKTEIADDSVLIEDLASPLLDEHVGDRAAEKLREELELIEAMYEPFDIEHYRDAYLAPVFFGSALNNFGVKDLLQTFVRIAPSPQPRETSSRVVKAEENTFTGFVFKIHANLDPNHRARIAFCRVCSGVFERGKFYRHTRLGKELRFTSPTAFMANERSVVDEAYPGDVVGLHDTGNFKIGDTLTEGEDLAFKGIPSFSPERFKLVVNRDPFKSKQLEKGIQQLTDEGVAQLFVRQQGNEKIVGTVGELQYEVIQFRLREEYGATADFRPLNIYKAFWFTGENKEELDRFMQLQQRNIAWDKDEHPVYLPEGSWSFDVVRENYKSIIFHDTSEFKTEE; via the coding sequence ATGCTTGAAAAAGAACTTACACGACGCAGAACCTTCGGCATCATCAGCCATCCCGATGCAGGGAAAACCACATTGACGGAAAAGCTGCTGCTTTTTGGTGGTGCCATCCATACCGCGGGAGCGGTGAAGAGCAATAAGATCCGCAAGACGGCGACATCCGACTTCATGGAAATCGAGAAGCAGCGCGGGATCTCCGTGGCGACTTCCGTGATGGGATTCGAGTACGACGGGTATCGCATCACGATTCTGGACACGCCCGGACATAAGGACTTTGCGGAGGATACCTACCGCACGCTCACTGCGGTGGACAGTGTCATTCTGGTCGTGGATGCCGCCAAGGGCGTCGAGGAACAGACACGCAAGCTGATGGAAGTCTGCCGCATGCGCAGCACTCCCGTCATGGTGTTCATCAACAAGCTCGACCGCGAGGGACGTGAGCCGTTCGCGCTGCTCGATGAACTGGAAAACGAACTCGGAATTCACACGCGTCCCCTCACCTGGCCTATCGGTATGGGACGCGACTTCAAAGGCGTGTACAACATCTTCCACAACCGCCTCGAGCTGTTCTCCCCCAGCAAAACGGAAATTGCCGACGACAGCGTGCTCATCGAGGACCTGGCCTCGCCGCTGCTCGACGAACATGTCGGCGACAGGGCAGCGGAAAAGCTCCGTGAAGAGTTGGAACTGATCGAGGCCATGTATGAGCCGTTCGATATTGAACACTACCGCGACGCCTACCTCGCCCCGGTGTTCTTCGGCTCTGCGCTGAACAATTTTGGCGTGAAGGATTTGCTGCAGACCTTCGTGCGCATCGCTCCCTCTCCGCAGCCCAGGGAAACCTCGAGCCGTGTTGTAAAAGCGGAGGAAAACACGTTCACGGGCTTCGTATTCAAGATTCATGCGAACCTTGACCCGAACCATCGCGCGCGCATCGCTTTCTGCCGCGTCTGCTCCGGCGTATTCGAACGCGGGAAGTTTTACCGGCACACCCGGCTCGGCAAGGAATTGCGCTTCACCTCCCCCACCGCATTTATGGCAAACGAACGCTCGGTGGTGGATGAAGCGTATCCGGGCGATGTTGTCGGACTGCATGACACCGGAAACTTCAAGATCGGGGATACGCTGACTGAGGGAGAGGATCTCGCCTTCAAGGGCATCCCGAGCTTCTCACCGGAACGTTTCAAACTCGTGGTCAACCGTGATCCGTTCAAGAGCAAGCAGCTCGAGAAGGGGATTCAGCAGCTGACGGATGAGGGCGTGGCGCAGCTGTTCGTGCGCCAGCAGGGCAATGAAAAGATCGTCGGTACCGTGGGCGAACTGCAGTACGAAGTGATACAGTTCCGTTTGCGGGAGGAGTACGGCGCGACGGCGGACTTTCGTCCCCTCAACATCTACAAGGCCTTCTGGTTCACCGGCGAAAACAAAGAGGAACTCGACCGCTTCATGCAATTGCAGCAGCGGAATATTGCATGGGATAAAGATGAGCATCCGGTATACCTCCCCGAGGGCAGCTGGTCGTTTGACGTCGTCAGAGAGAACTATAAAAGCATCATCTTCCACGACACGTCCGAGTTCAAGACCGAGGAATAG